One genomic window of Brevundimonas vesicularis includes the following:
- a CDS encoding DUF5343 domain-containing protein yields the protein MTDTAKAPTEAANDPEAKTGSDKPSAARRDIPGNLLYTTTPGSLKSVLDQVQKAEVPEKFSKDFIAQILGIKGGSAAQQISTLKRMGLVAADGTPTERYSRFRSDMDRSAAALEALKAGYNAIFQKNTFAHTLSDSEIKDIVAQITGLKKNDAIVGYITGTFDRIKGYITDKNAGISSPRESENAEPSQTMDSNGSSQFSNASPIGGLNYVINITLPQSNNIETYNMIFKSLRENILDWHR from the coding sequence ATGACTGATACAGCCAAAGCACCGACAGAAGCGGCGAATGACCCCGAGGCCAAGACGGGGAGTGATAAACCAAGCGCCGCCCGCCGAGATATACCTGGCAACCTGCTCTACACGACTACGCCTGGGTCGCTGAAGTCGGTTTTGGATCAAGTGCAAAAGGCGGAAGTTCCCGAGAAATTCTCGAAGGACTTCATCGCTCAGATTCTTGGAATTAAAGGCGGTTCGGCTGCCCAGCAAATTTCTACTCTGAAGCGCATGGGTCTTGTCGCTGCAGACGGAACACCCACCGAGCGTTATTCGCGCTTTAGAAGCGATATGGATCGATCCGCCGCTGCGCTGGAAGCATTGAAGGCCGGATACAACGCCATCTTTCAGAAGAACACGTTCGCCCACACCCTGTCCGACAGCGAAATCAAGGACATCGTGGCCCAGATCACTGGCCTGAAAAAGAACGACGCCATCGTCGGCTATATAACTGGCACTTTTGATAGGATTAAGGGCTACATTACTGACAAAAATGCTGGAATTTCCTCGCCGAGAGAATCGGAAAACGCAGAACCTAGTCAAACAATGGATAGCAATGGAAGCAGTCAATTCAGCAACGCATCGCCTATAGGTGGACTCAACTACGTCATAAATATAACCCTTCCACAGTCGAACAATATTGAGACCTACAATATGATATTCAAAAGCCTTCGGGAGAACATTCTTGACTGGCACCGCTAG
- the pyk gene encoding pyruvate kinase, which yields MNRARRARIVATLGPASRAPSTVKALAQAGVDVFRLNFSHGSHEDHAAALKAVRGAEMALQRPLGVLADLQGPKLRLGRFKDVEISVKPGHTMRLDLDPTPGDETRVQMPHPEIFKALRKGMLLLLDDGRVRLRVGERTDEWADVTVESGSKLSDRKGVAVPEAVIPVSALTPKDREDLAFALRMGVDWVALSFVQKPEDMAELKRIVNGQAACLAKIEKPAALADLEAILDYCDGVMVARGDLGVELDPEDVPVAQKQIVRAARNRGVPVIVATQMLESMTSAPAPTRAEATDVANAVYEGADALMLSAETASGDYPLESVGIMSRIIERVERDPMWPSLMGAEHAGMDEHDVDALVGAARMAANAPSTGCLVVFTTLGGTARRMARERPLKPILVLTPNPNTARRLALVWGLEPRLGEQPDSLEAVTDDAVNSAVKYGLAEPGQRILILAGTPFGAPGAANLLRLAHAPAATSKGRKKS from the coding sequence ATGAACCGAGCCCGTCGCGCGCGCATCGTCGCCACCCTGGGACCCGCCAGCCGTGCGCCCAGCACTGTCAAGGCGCTGGCCCAGGCGGGGGTGGACGTCTTCCGCCTGAACTTCAGCCACGGTTCGCATGAGGATCACGCCGCCGCGTTGAAGGCGGTGCGCGGCGCCGAAATGGCCCTGCAGCGTCCGCTGGGCGTGTTGGCCGACCTTCAAGGGCCGAAGCTGCGTTTGGGCCGTTTCAAGGACGTCGAGATCTCGGTCAAGCCGGGCCACACCATGCGTTTAGATCTGGACCCGACGCCCGGCGACGAGACGCGGGTGCAGATGCCGCATCCCGAAATCTTCAAGGCGCTGCGCAAGGGCATGCTGTTGCTTCTGGACGACGGCCGGGTGCGGCTGCGTGTGGGCGAGCGGACCGATGAGTGGGCCGATGTGACGGTCGAGAGCGGCTCGAAGCTGTCGGACCGCAAGGGCGTGGCGGTGCCGGAGGCGGTGATCCCGGTCTCGGCCCTGACGCCCAAGGACCGTGAGGACCTGGCCTTCGCCCTGCGGATGGGCGTGGACTGGGTGGCGCTCAGCTTCGTGCAGAAGCCCGAGGACATGGCCGAGCTGAAGCGGATCGTGAACGGACAGGCGGCCTGCCTGGCCAAGATCGAGAAGCCGGCGGCCCTGGCCGATCTGGAAGCCATCTTGGACTATTGCGACGGGGTGATGGTGGCGCGTGGCGATCTGGGCGTCGAGCTGGATCCCGAGGATGTGCCGGTGGCGCAGAAACAGATCGTGCGCGCGGCCCGCAATCGCGGCGTGCCGGTGATCGTGGCCACCCAGATGCTGGAATCCATGACCAGCGCCCCGGCCCCGACCCGCGCCGAGGCGACCGATGTCGCCAATGCGGTCTATGAGGGTGCGGACGCCCTGATGCTGTCGGCCGAGACGGCGTCGGGCGACTATCCGCTGGAATCCGTCGGCATCATGAGCCGGATCATCGAGCGGGTCGAACGCGATCCGATGTGGCCCAGCCTGATGGGCGCCGAACATGCCGGCATGGATGAGCACGATGTGGACGCCCTGGTCGGGGCGGCGCGGATGGCGGCGAATGCGCCCTCGACCGGCTGTCTGGTGGTGTTTACGACTCTGGGCGGCACCGCGCGGCGGATGGCGCGCGAGCGGCCGCTGAAGCCGATCCTGGTGCTGACGCCCAATCCCAACACCGCGCGGCGGCTAGCCCTGGTCTGGGGGCTGGAGCCGCGTCTGGGCGAGCAGCCAGACTCGCTGGAGGCCGTGACGGACGACGCCGTCAACAGCGCGGTCAAATATGGTCTGGCCGAGCCGGGCCAGCGCATCCTGATTTTGGCGGGCACGCCGTTCGGGGCGCCCGGTGCGGCCAATCTGCTGCGACTGGCTCACGCGCCTGCAGCGACGTCGAAGGGCCGCAAGAAGAGCTAA
- a CDS encoding acyl-CoA carboxylase subunit beta, translated as MSQAILEELARRRAAAKLGGGEKRIAAQHAKGKLTARERIDVLLDEGSFEETDMFVEHRSHDFGMHDQRIPGDGVVTGRGTIGGRLVYVFSKDFTVFGGSLSGAHAAKIVKLQKMALTTGAPIIGLFDAGGARIQEGVESLAGYADIFLQNTLASGVIPQISVIMGPCAGGDVYSPAITDFIFMVKDTSYMYVTGPDVVKTVTNELVSHEDLGGARVHAGKSGVADGAFENDLEALSEVRRLIGFLPLSNREKPPVRESYDEPERDEPSLDTLIPANPNQPYDMKELILKVVDETDFFEIGADFARNIICGFGRLDGQTVGIVANQPQVLAGVLDIDSSRKAARFVRFCDAFDIPLVTLVDVPGFMPGTKQEYGALIKHGAKLLFAYAEATVPKLTLITRKAYGGAYDVMSSKHLRGDVNYAWPTAEIAVMGAKGAVEIIFRKEAGDPAALAAREAEYKDRFANPFVAAGLGYIDDVIMPHGTRRRLVKALRTLKNKVQENPWKKHDNIPL; from the coding sequence ATGAGCCAAGCCATCCTTGAAGAACTGGCGCGCCGCCGCGCCGCCGCCAAACTGGGCGGCGGGGAAAAGCGTATCGCCGCCCAGCACGCCAAGGGCAAGCTGACCGCGCGCGAACGCATCGACGTGCTGCTGGACGAAGGCTCTTTCGAGGAGACCGACATGTTCGTCGAGCACCGCAGCCACGACTTCGGCATGCACGACCAGCGCATCCCCGGCGACGGCGTGGTGACGGGGCGCGGCACGATCGGCGGGCGGCTGGTCTATGTCTTCTCCAAGGATTTCACCGTCTTCGGCGGCAGCCTGTCGGGCGCCCATGCGGCCAAGATCGTCAAGCTGCAGAAGATGGCCCTGACCACCGGCGCGCCGATCATCGGCCTGTTCGACGCGGGTGGGGCGCGGATTCAGGAAGGCGTGGAAAGTCTGGCGGGCTACGCCGACATCTTCCTGCAGAATACGCTCGCCAGCGGCGTCATTCCCCAGATCAGCGTGATTATGGGGCCGTGCGCGGGCGGCGACGTCTATTCGCCCGCCATCACCGACTTCATCTTCATGGTGAAGGACACGAGCTACATGTACGTGACCGGCCCCGATGTGGTGAAGACCGTCACCAATGAGTTGGTCAGCCACGAGGACCTGGGCGGCGCCCGCGTCCATGCCGGCAAGTCGGGCGTGGCGGACGGGGCGTTCGAGAACGATCTGGAGGCCTTGTCGGAGGTGCGCCGCCTGATCGGCTTCCTGCCGCTGTCGAACCGCGAAAAGCCGCCGGTGCGTGAGAGCTATGACGAACCGGAGCGGGACGAGCCGTCGCTGGACACCCTGATCCCGGCCAATCCGAACCAGCCCTATGACATGAAGGAGCTGATCCTGAAGGTGGTCGACGAGACCGACTTCTTCGAGATCGGGGCCGACTTCGCCAGGAACATCATCTGCGGCTTCGGCCGGCTGGACGGACAGACGGTCGGCATCGTCGCCAACCAGCCCCAGGTGCTGGCGGGGGTGCTGGACATCGATTCAAGCCGCAAGGCCGCGCGGTTCGTGCGCTTCTGCGACGCCTTCGACATTCCGCTGGTGACCCTGGTGGACGTGCCGGGCTTCATGCCGGGGACCAAGCAGGAATACGGCGCCCTGATCAAACACGGGGCCAAGCTGCTGTTCGCCTATGCCGAGGCGACCGTGCCGAAACTGACCCTGATCACGCGCAAGGCCTATGGCGGCGCCTATGACGTGATGAGTTCCAAACACCTGCGCGGCGACGTCAACTACGCCTGGCCCACCGCCGAGATCGCGGTCATGGGCGCCAAGGGGGCGGTCGAGATCATCTTCCGCAAGGAGGCCGGCGATCCGGCGGCCCTGGCCGCGCGCGAGGCGGAGTACAAGGACCGGTTCGCCAATCCGTTCGTGGCGGCGGGGCTGGGCTATATCGACGACGTCATCATGCCGCACGGGACGCGGCGGCGGCTGGTGAAGGCGCTGCGGACGCTGAAGAACAAGGTCCAGGAGAACCCCTGGAAGAAGCACGACAATATTCCGCTTTAA
- a CDS encoding helix-turn-helix domain-containing protein yields MAEKLFLGAKLRKLREARGWTLEACAERLGLSPSYLSQIETNQRPATARVLIALTRAFHVDASLFDLEGDARLIADLREATTDIAGPMMGEAEPPTAAELKQAVANTPRLARQFLALHQTFRRLDERVKALDDTLGRDEHGASVALLPYEEVRDFFHYRDNYIDTLDTAAETLAATLVQDGQIERALESALSQAHGVRVAYVAGQEALRRYDPASRVLTLDAWQPGATRSFQLAHQLALLSFRDLIEAELDQAAFRTDAARDVARVGLANYAAGALLLPYRAFLEAAREEKHDIDRLRTRFQVSFEQVCHRLSTLQRPGWRGVPFYFARVDMAGNITKRHSATRFQFARFGGACPLWNVHEAFAAPDRIGVQLAEMPDGSRYISIARSVSKPSGSYLANDRRYALSLGCEVEHAGALVYAAGLDLNGPAARIGVSCRICERTDCTQRAFPPLDRTLHVPENERGVVPYVLDGPRPDRY; encoded by the coding sequence ATGGCTGAGAAGCTTTTCCTGGGCGCCAAGCTGCGCAAGCTGCGCGAGGCGCGCGGCTGGACGCTGGAGGCCTGCGCCGAGCGCCTAGGCCTGTCACCGTCCTATCTGTCGCAGATCGAGACCAACCAGCGCCCGGCGACCGCGCGAGTCCTGATCGCCCTGACCCGCGCCTTCCATGTGGACGCCAGCCTGTTCGATCTGGAGGGCGACGCCCGCCTGATCGCCGACCTGCGCGAGGCCACCACCGACATCGCGGGCCCGATGATGGGTGAGGCCGAACCGCCCACGGCCGCCGAGCTGAAACAGGCTGTCGCCAACACCCCGCGTCTGGCCCGCCAGTTCCTGGCCCTGCACCAGACCTTCCGTCGTCTGGACGAGCGGGTGAAGGCGCTGGACGACACCCTGGGCCGGGATGAACACGGCGCCAGTGTCGCCCTTTTGCCCTACGAAGAGGTGCGCGACTTCTTCCACTATCGCGACAACTACATCGACACGCTGGACACCGCGGCCGAGACGCTGGCGGCGACGCTGGTTCAGGACGGCCAGATTGAGCGGGCGTTGGAGTCTGCGCTGAGCCAGGCGCACGGCGTTCGCGTCGCCTATGTCGCCGGTCAGGAGGCGCTGCGTCGCTACGATCCCGCCAGCCGCGTCCTGACGCTGGACGCCTGGCAGCCCGGCGCGACGCGGTCGTTCCAGCTGGCGCACCAGCTGGCCCTGCTGTCCTTCCGCGACCTGATTGAGGCCGAGTTGGATCAGGCCGCCTTCCGCACCGACGCCGCACGCGACGTGGCCCGGGTCGGTCTGGCCAACTATGCGGCGGGCGCGTTGCTCTTGCCCTATCGGGCCTTCCTGGAGGCCGCGCGCGAGGAGAAGCACGACATCGACCGGCTGCGCACCCGGTTCCAGGTCAGTTTCGAGCAGGTCTGCCACCGGCTTTCGACCCTGCAACGGCCCGGCTGGCGCGGCGTGCCCTTCTATTTCGCCCGCGTGGACATGGCCGGCAACATCACCAAGCGCCACAGCGCCACCCGCTTCCAGTTCGCCCGCTTCGGCGGCGCCTGCCCGCTGTGGAACGTCCACGAGGCCTTCGCGGCGCCCGACCGGATCGGGGTGCAGCTGGCCGAGATGCCGGACGGATCGCGCTACATCTCCATCGCCCGCAGCGTGTCCAAGCCCAGCGGCTCCTATCTCGCCAACGACCGCCGCTACGCCCTGTCCCTGGGCTGCGAGGTCGAACATGCGGGCGCCCTGGTCTATGCCGCCGGCCTCGATCTGAACGGCCCGGCCGCGCGGATCGGCGTCAGCTGCCGCATCTGCGAGCGCACCGACTGCACCCAGCGCGCCTTCCCGCCCCTGGACCGGACCCTGCACGTGCCGGAGAACGAGCGCGGCGTGGTGCCCTATGTGCTGGATGGCCCGCGCCCCGACCGCTATTGA
- a CDS encoding methylmalonyl-CoA mutase family protein, whose amino-acid sequence MTFPTPTPLEWREAAQKALKDRPIESLMHLDADQLVTRPLYAGATGVQPIFAPRPSDSEGRAWDLRTLVEGDDAEAVNAAVLTDLENGAASVVLKGRVLADSAPLGRALEGVALELAPVALDAGIDGPDAANALAVVAKGSPRAKLRFHMDPVSAFAGAGGAPRSVEEHLSLAANTAARHAGAYPDATFFMASGRVAHEAGGSAAQELAFAASSVVAHAKAAVEAGMSVEAALRGTVVGLSVDAEYFDSLAKVRAMRLVWASLTKAFDVDVPAVIEARSSRRMLSARDPWPNLLRLTAAGFAGAVGGADVVVLDGFTRASGTSDAFARRQARNTQLVLMEEANLGRVDDPAAGSWYLDARTRDLTEAGWAEFQMIEAEGGLVEALKGSVIQPRIARARAIREAALTNGAAQIIGVTKYIDPEPRLAPVESDRPSGALEERTRNPGPHLEPLGSGFSASRSPGMTDGVEPLSPIRFAAAFEEAAQ is encoded by the coding sequence ATGACCTTCCCCACACCCACGCCCCTCGAATGGCGCGAGGCGGCCCAGAAGGCGCTGAAGGATCGGCCGATCGAGTCGCTGATGCATCTCGACGCCGATCAACTGGTGACGCGGCCGCTGTATGCGGGCGCGACGGGCGTGCAGCCGATCTTCGCCCCGCGTCCATCCGACTCCGAAGGCCGGGCCTGGGATCTGCGGACGCTGGTGGAGGGCGACGATGCCGAGGCGGTCAACGCCGCCGTCCTGACCGATCTGGAGAATGGCGCGGCCTCGGTGGTGCTGAAGGGGCGGGTGCTGGCGGATTCCGCGCCCTTGGGCCGGGCGCTGGAAGGCGTGGCGCTGGAGTTGGCGCCCGTCGCGCTGGACGCCGGGATCGACGGGCCGGATGCGGCCAACGCCCTGGCGGTCGTCGCCAAGGGGTCTCCGCGCGCCAAGCTGAGATTCCATATGGACCCGGTCTCGGCCTTCGCAGGGGCGGGCGGGGCGCCGCGGTCGGTGGAAGAGCATCTGAGCCTGGCGGCCAATACGGCGGCGCGTCATGCGGGCGCATATCCCGACGCGACCTTCTTCATGGCCAGCGGGCGTGTAGCGCACGAGGCCGGCGGATCGGCGGCGCAGGAGCTCGCCTTTGCGGCGTCCAGCGTCGTGGCCCATGCGAAGGCGGCGGTGGAGGCCGGGATGTCGGTCGAGGCGGCTTTGCGCGGCACCGTTGTCGGCCTGTCGGTCGATGCGGAATATTTCGACAGCCTGGCCAAGGTTCGGGCCATGCGGCTGGTCTGGGCCAGCCTGACGAAGGCGTTCGACGTGGATGTTCCGGCGGTGATCGAAGCGCGCTCGTCGCGGCGGATGCTGTCGGCGCGCGATCCCTGGCCCAATCTGCTGCGGCTGACGGCGGCGGGCTTCGCCGGCGCAGTCGGTGGGGCGGATGTCGTGGTGCTGGATGGCTTCACCCGCGCCTCCGGAACGTCAGACGCCTTTGCGCGGCGACAGGCTAGGAACACCCAGCTGGTCCTGATGGAAGAGGCCAATCTGGGACGGGTCGACGATCCGGCCGCCGGCTCCTGGTATCTGGACGCCCGGACGCGGGACCTCACGGAGGCCGGCTGGGCCGAGTTCCAGATGATCGAGGCCGAGGGCGGTCTGGTCGAAGCCCTGAAGGGTTCGGTCATCCAGCCCCGCATCGCTCGCGCCCGCGCGATCCGCGAGGCCGCGCTGACGAACGGTGCGGCCCAAATCATCGGCGTGACCAAATATATCGATCCTGAGCCCCGTCTGGCGCCGGTTGAATCTGATCGTCCTTCCGGGGCGCTCGAAGAGCGAACCCGGAACCCAGGACCGCATCTCGAACCCCTGGGTTCCGGATTCTCCGCTTCGCGTAGCCCCGGAATGACGGATGGGGTGGAGCCCCTGTCTCCGATCCGGTTCGCCGCGGCCTTCGAGGAGGCGGCTCAATGA
- a CDS encoding Swt1 family HEPN domain-containing protein has protein sequence MLNGFAFEREIRSISKKQAGDDLGGLGIFAGSEIIASYVDQLDDQDREDARFMAQYYEVFYLIENMLRRMVSDTMSATYGDDWWEEKTPQRVKDAVTTTRARELDSSVTPRSNNPLEFTTFGELSVIISANSEAFGGMFKSQRAAERVISLLNTLRGPIAHCGYLADDEVARLYLAVRDLFRLMA, from the coding sequence ATGCTTAATGGATTCGCATTTGAGCGCGAGATTAGATCCATCAGCAAAAAACAAGCTGGCGACGATTTGGGCGGCTTAGGAATTTTTGCAGGCTCAGAGATCATTGCTTCTTATGTCGATCAGCTCGATGACCAAGACCGCGAAGATGCGCGATTTATGGCCCAGTATTATGAGGTGTTCTACCTCATAGAAAACATGCTTAGGCGCATGGTGTCAGATACAATGAGCGCCACCTATGGGGACGATTGGTGGGAAGAAAAAACGCCCCAAAGGGTCAAAGATGCAGTGACGACGACGCGCGCACGTGAATTGGACTCGTCAGTAACACCTAGGTCAAACAACCCTCTGGAATTCACTACCTTTGGAGAACTTAGCGTAATAATCTCCGCAAATTCAGAAGCCTTCGGAGGAATGTTCAAGTCACAAAGGGCAGCCGAGCGTGTCATAAGCCTACTCAACACACTCAGAGGACCAATAGCACACTGCGGATACCTAGCAGACGATGAAGTTGCTCGCCTGTATCTAGCTGTCCGAGATCTATTTCGCCTCATGGCCTAA
- a CDS encoding oxidoreductase, which yields MVHADLPDVEVLPDLDTAIAREDIGLIVVATPDALHAEQSIAALRAGKSVVVDKPFAATLADAEAVAAVAASSPGVFSVFQNRRWDADFLTLRRLIDQGELGDVAVFESHYDRFRPTAADRWKDKRDGGVWADLGPHLIDQAVQLFGPPLAIYADLQAQRFGATAIDYAHVLLRYDRLRVILNMSHLAAEASLRYVVHGTGGSFIKHGLDAQECQSKAGLRPGHPDWGLDPSPGVLTKQIDGETVRTTPAPERGDYPAFYAAMRDAILGKGPPPVPADQALTVMRILDSGLRSAAERREIAF from the coding sequence GTGGTCCACGCCGACCTGCCTGACGTTGAGGTCCTGCCCGATCTGGACACAGCCATCGCCCGCGAGGACATCGGCCTGATCGTCGTCGCCACCCCCGACGCCCTGCACGCCGAACAGTCGATCGCCGCTCTGAGGGCCGGCAAGTCGGTGGTGGTGGACAAGCCCTTCGCGGCGACCCTGGCTGACGCCGAAGCCGTCGCCGCCGTCGCAGCGTCATCGCCCGGCGTTTTCAGCGTCTTCCAGAACCGCCGTTGGGACGCCGACTTCCTGACCCTGCGCCGCCTGATCGACCAAGGCGAACTGGGCGACGTCGCCGTTTTCGAAAGCCACTACGACCGCTTTCGTCCGACCGCTGCCGACCGCTGGAAGGACAAGCGCGACGGCGGCGTCTGGGCTGACCTGGGCCCACACCTGATCGACCAAGCGGTCCAGCTGTTCGGGCCGCCGCTGGCCATCTATGCCGACCTCCAGGCCCAACGTTTCGGCGCCACGGCCATCGACTACGCCCACGTTCTGCTGCGCTATGACCGTCTGCGCGTCATCCTGAACATGAGCCACCTCGCCGCCGAGGCCAGTCTCCGCTACGTCGTCCACGGCACGGGCGGCAGCTTCATCAAACACGGCCTCGACGCCCAGGAGTGCCAGTCCAAGGCGGGCCTGCGCCCCGGCCACCCCGACTGGGGCCTGGACCCCTCGCCGGGCGTCCTGACGAAACAGATCGACGGCGAAACCGTCCGCACCACGCCGGCTCCGGAGCGCGGCGACTATCCCGCCTTCTACGCCGCCATGCGCGATGCGATCCTCGGCAAGGGCCCGCCGCCCGTGCCCGCTGACCAGGCCCTGACCGTCATGCGCATCCTCGACTCCGGTCTGCGTAGCGCGGCGGAGCGTCGAGAGATCGCCTTTTAG
- a CDS encoding acetyl-CoA carboxylase biotin carboxylase subunit, with amino-acid sequence MFSKILIANRGEIAVRIIKTCRRMGIQTVQVYSEADAGSLAVEMADEAVLIGPAPAAQSYLLADKIVEAVRQTGAEAVHPGFGFLSENAGFARRLRDEGIAFIGPNPEAIEAMGDKISSKKLAAEAGVSTVPGHMGLIETPDEAVRIANEIGYPIMIKASAGGGGKGIRVAHSDADMAEGFAAVKAEALNAFGDDRVFLEKFIVDPRHIEIQVLGDKHGHVVHLFERECSIQRRNQKVIEEAPSPLLDEATRAAMGAQAVALAQAVNYDSAGTVEFVAGQDKSFYFLEMNTRLQVEHPVTELITGVDLVEQMIRSAWGETLAFEQKDLKIDGWAIESRIYAEDPYRGFLPSIGRLVRYEQPEEGDQGDYTVRNDSGVREGDEISMFYDPMIAKLCAWGETREAAVEGMARALEDTHLSGLGHNVPFLAAVMDQDRFKSGRLSTSYIKDEFPDGFHGLKPTQDQERILIAAAMAMHEIIAEQDGDPSDRTDWIVMIDKTPHGVGLSYDADEAMILTLTGGGDIRLSEIDWRPGLAQFKAELDGEAFTAEVKRAADGFDIRHRAAKARVRVLRPQIAELYARLPEKVAADTSKMVLSPMPGLVVSIPVVVGQEVKTGETVAIIEAMKMQNILKAERDGVVKAVGAKDGDPVAADDVLVEFG; translated from the coding sequence ATGTTCTCCAAAATCCTCATCGCCAACCGGGGCGAGATCGCGGTTCGGATCATCAAGACCTGCCGCCGCATGGGCATCCAGACGGTGCAGGTCTATTCGGAGGCCGACGCCGGGTCGCTGGCGGTCGAGATGGCCGACGAGGCGGTGCTGATCGGGCCGGCGCCGGCGGCGCAGTCCTATCTGCTGGCGGACAAGATCGTCGAGGCGGTGCGCCAGACGGGGGCCGAGGCCGTGCATCCGGGCTTTGGCTTCCTGTCTGAGAACGCCGGGTTCGCGCGGCGGCTGAGGGACGAAGGGATCGCCTTCATCGGCCCGAACCCCGAGGCCATCGAGGCCATGGGCGACAAGATCAGCTCCAAGAAGCTGGCGGCCGAGGCGGGGGTCTCGACCGTGCCGGGCCATATGGGGTTGATCGAGACGCCGGACGAGGCGGTCAGGATCGCCAACGAGATCGGCTATCCGATCATGATCAAGGCCTCGGCCGGCGGCGGCGGCAAGGGTATCCGCGTGGCCCATTCGGACGCCGACATGGCCGAGGGGTTTGCGGCGGTGAAGGCCGAGGCGCTGAACGCCTTCGGCGACGACCGGGTCTTCCTGGAGAAGTTCATCGTCGATCCGCGCCACATCGAGATTCAGGTGCTGGGCGACAAGCACGGCCATGTGGTCCACCTGTTCGAGCGCGAATGTTCGATCCAGCGCCGCAACCAGAAGGTCATCGAGGAGGCGCCCAGCCCCTTGCTTGACGAGGCCACCCGCGCCGCCATGGGGGCGCAGGCCGTCGCCCTTGCCCAGGCGGTGAACTATGACTCGGCCGGCACGGTCGAGTTCGTCGCCGGTCAGGACAAGAGCTTCTACTTCCTGGAGATGAACACCCGGCTGCAGGTCGAGCATCCGGTGACGGAGCTGATCACGGGCGTCGATCTGGTCGAACAGATGATCCGTTCGGCCTGGGGCGAGACGCTGGCCTTCGAGCAGAAAGACCTGAAGATCGACGGCTGGGCGATCGAGAGCCGCATCTACGCCGAGGATCCGTATCGCGGTTTCCTGCCGTCCATCGGCCGGCTGGTTCGCTACGAGCAACCCGAAGAAGGCGATCAGGGGGACTATACGGTCAGAAACGATTCCGGCGTCCGCGAGGGCGACGAGATCAGCATGTTCTACGATCCCATGATCGCGAAACTGTGCGCCTGGGGCGAGACGCGCGAGGCGGCGGTCGAGGGCATGGCGCGCGCGCTGGAGGACACCCACCTGTCGGGCCTGGGCCACAATGTGCCCTTCCTGGCGGCGGTGATGGACCAGGACCGGTTCAAGTCGGGCCGGCTGTCGACCAGCTATATCAAGGACGAATTCCCGGACGGCTTCCATGGCCTCAAGCCGACGCAGGACCAGGAACGCATCCTGATCGCGGCCGCCATGGCCATGCACGAGATCATCGCCGAACAGGACGGCGATCCGTCGGACCGCACCGACTGGATCGTGATGATCGACAAGACGCCGCACGGGGTGGGCCTGTCCTATGATGCGGACGAGGCGATGATCCTGACCCTGACGGGCGGGGGCGACATCCGCCTGTCGGAGATCGACTGGCGGCCCGGCCTGGCCCAGTTCAAGGCCGAGCTGGACGGCGAGGCCTTCACCGCCGAGGTCAAACGCGCCGCCGACGGCTTCGACATCCGCCATCGCGCGGCCAAGGCGCGGGTGAGGGTGCTGCGGCCCCAAATCGCCGAACTGTATGCGCGCCTGCCGGAGAAGGTCGCGGCGGACACCTCCAAGATGGTGCTGTCGCCGATGCCGGGTCTGGTGGTCTCGATTCCGGTGGTCGTCGGCCAGGAGGTCAAGACCGGCGAGACGGTGGCCATCATCGAGGCCATGAAGATGCAGAACATCCTGAAGGCCGAGCGCGACGGGGTGGTGAAGGCCGTCGGCGCCAAGGACGGCGATCCGGTGGCGGCGGACGACGTGCTGGTGGAGTTCGGATGA